A window of Ipomoea triloba cultivar NCNSP0323 chromosome 2, ASM357664v1 contains these coding sequences:
- the LOC116006929 gene encoding cytochrome P450 81Q32-like isoform X1, whose product MDNLGYLCVPIILVMVHVIGRFLVERLRNLPPTPFPALPLPVVGHLYLLLRKQQPFHKSLYDVGKKYGRVLFLRFGSRPVLLVSSPSAAEECFTKNDVVFANRPRLLVGKYLGYNYTSLPNSSYGERWRNLRRISTLELLSSHRIYQLAEIRGEEVKALICSIFRHDHKQQEVELKPLLHDFTFNVMSRMIFGRKYYGENVENSEAAKLFQEISKDQIRVIPKANVLDFLPFMRWFGFGHIEEALMRIFEKRDKFMQNVIDEQREMTNACSGGAPPKLTATKTVLDVLLELQAEEPQFYTDQTIRDLLLVLLQAGSDTSAVTLEWAFSYMLDNPHVWKKAQADIDKHVGHNRLVDESDLPGLPYIRCIVNETLRMHPAAPLLVPHFSSQDCTVAGFRIPRGTILVVNAWGIHHDPTVWEDPEVFNPERFQGFDGGKKMNGCRFMPFGSGRRKCPGENLAIRVLELAVASLLQCFDWERPGGDKTTTAESEGTGGFTISAMTHPLRVKCCPRPITHHLLS is encoded by the exons ATGGACAACCTTGGATACCTCTGTGTTCCTATAATATTGGTAATGGTCCATGTTATCGGGCGGTTTTTAGTTGAAAGGCTGAGAAATCTCCCCCCTACCCCTTTTCCGGCGCTTCCGCTTCCCGTGGTGGGGCACCTCTACCTTCTGCTCCGAAAACAGCAGCCCTTCCACAAGTCGCTGTATGACGTGGGCAAGAAGTACGGGCGGGTGCTGTTTCTCCGGTTCGGGTCGCGCCCCGTCCTCTTGGTATCGTCCCCGTCCGCAGCAGAAGAATGCTTCACCAAGAACGACGTCGTGTTCGCCAACCGGCCTAGACTTCTGGTGGGGAAGTATTTGGGGTATAACTATACCAGCCTTCCTAACTCCTCGTACGGAGAACGGTGGAGGAATCTCCGTCGAATCTCCACCCTGGAACTGCTGTCATCCCACCGTATCTACCAGTTAGCCGAAATCCGCGGGGAGGAGGTGAAGGCGTTGATTTGCAGTATCTTTCGTCATGATCACAAG CAGCAGGAGGTGGAGCTAAAGCCGTTGTTGCATGACTTCACCTTCAACGTGATGTCACGAATGATATTTGGAAGAAAGTATTACGGAGAGAACGTGGAAAACTCGGAAGCAGCAAAGTTGTTCCAAGAAATATCCAAGGATCAGATAAGGGTGATCCCCAAAGCTAACGTGTTAGACTTCCTGCCTTTCATGCGATGGTTTGGGTTCGGACATATCGAGGAAGCACTGATGAGGATATTTGAGAAGAGAGATAAGTTCATGCAAAATGTCATAGATGAGCAGCGAGAGATGACGAACGCGTGTTCCGGCGGTGCTCCACCAAAGCTGACCGCCACCAAGACCGTTTTGGATGTTCTACTGGAATTGCAGGCCGAGGAACCCCAATTCTACACTGATCAGACCATCAGAGATCTTTTGCTg GTGTTACTCCAAGCAGGATCTGATACTTCAGCAGTAACACTGGAGTGGGCATTCTCATATATGCTCGACAATCCCCACGTGTGGAAGAAAGCGCAGGCCGACATAGACAAACACGTCGGCCACAACCGTCTTGTCGACGAATCTGACTTGCCGGGACTGCCCTACATCCGCTGCATCGTCAACGAGACTTTAAGGATGCATCCCGCCGCCCCGCTGCTCGTCCCGCATTTCTCCTCCCAGGACTGCACCGTCGCAGGGTTTCGCATTCCGCGGGGGACCATTCTGGTGGTCAACGCTTGGGGGATACATCACGACCCTACGGTCTGGGAGGACCCCGAAGTGTTTAACCCCGAGAGGTTTCAAGGCTTCGACGGTGGGAAAAAAATGAATGGGTGCAGATTTATGCCCTTCGGCTCCGGAAGACGCAAGTGTCCCGGCGAGAACTTGGCTATCCGCGTGCTGGAGTTGGCCGTGGCGTCTTTGCTGCAGTGTTTTGACTGGGAAAGGCCGGGTGGAGACAAGACCACCACGGCGGAGAGTGAAGGCACCGGCGGATTCACAATCTCTGCAATGACTCATCCTCTAAGGGTTAAGTGCTGTCCTCGTCCCATTACTCATCACCTTCTTTCTTAA
- the LOC116006929 gene encoding cytochrome P450 81Q32-like isoform X2: MDNLGYLCVPIILVMVHVIGRFLVERLRNLPPTPFPALPLPVVGHLYLLLRKQQPFHKSLYDVGKKYGRVLFLRFGSRPVLLVSSPSAAEECFTKNDVVFANRPRLLVGKYLGYNYTSLPNSSYGERWRNLRRISTLELLSSHRIYQLAEIRGEEVKALICSIFRHDHKQEVELKPLLHDFTFNVMSRMIFGRKYYGENVENSEAAKLFQEISKDQIRVIPKANVLDFLPFMRWFGFGHIEEALMRIFEKRDKFMQNVIDEQREMTNACSGGAPPKLTATKTVLDVLLELQAEEPQFYTDQTIRDLLLVLLQAGSDTSAVTLEWAFSYMLDNPHVWKKAQADIDKHVGHNRLVDESDLPGLPYIRCIVNETLRMHPAAPLLVPHFSSQDCTVAGFRIPRGTILVVNAWGIHHDPTVWEDPEVFNPERFQGFDGGKKMNGCRFMPFGSGRRKCPGENLAIRVLELAVASLLQCFDWERPGGDKTTTAESEGTGGFTISAMTHPLRVKCCPRPITHHLLS, encoded by the exons ATGGACAACCTTGGATACCTCTGTGTTCCTATAATATTGGTAATGGTCCATGTTATCGGGCGGTTTTTAGTTGAAAGGCTGAGAAATCTCCCCCCTACCCCTTTTCCGGCGCTTCCGCTTCCCGTGGTGGGGCACCTCTACCTTCTGCTCCGAAAACAGCAGCCCTTCCACAAGTCGCTGTATGACGTGGGCAAGAAGTACGGGCGGGTGCTGTTTCTCCGGTTCGGGTCGCGCCCCGTCCTCTTGGTATCGTCCCCGTCCGCAGCAGAAGAATGCTTCACCAAGAACGACGTCGTGTTCGCCAACCGGCCTAGACTTCTGGTGGGGAAGTATTTGGGGTATAACTATACCAGCCTTCCTAACTCCTCGTACGGAGAACGGTGGAGGAATCTCCGTCGAATCTCCACCCTGGAACTGCTGTCATCCCACCGTATCTACCAGTTAGCCGAAATCCGCGGGGAGGAGGTGAAGGCGTTGATTTGCAGTATCTTTCGTCATGATCACAAG CAGGAGGTGGAGCTAAAGCCGTTGTTGCATGACTTCACCTTCAACGTGATGTCACGAATGATATTTGGAAGAAAGTATTACGGAGAGAACGTGGAAAACTCGGAAGCAGCAAAGTTGTTCCAAGAAATATCCAAGGATCAGATAAGGGTGATCCCCAAAGCTAACGTGTTAGACTTCCTGCCTTTCATGCGATGGTTTGGGTTCGGACATATCGAGGAAGCACTGATGAGGATATTTGAGAAGAGAGATAAGTTCATGCAAAATGTCATAGATGAGCAGCGAGAGATGACGAACGCGTGTTCCGGCGGTGCTCCACCAAAGCTGACCGCCACCAAGACCGTTTTGGATGTTCTACTGGAATTGCAGGCCGAGGAACCCCAATTCTACACTGATCAGACCATCAGAGATCTTTTGCTg GTGTTACTCCAAGCAGGATCTGATACTTCAGCAGTAACACTGGAGTGGGCATTCTCATATATGCTCGACAATCCCCACGTGTGGAAGAAAGCGCAGGCCGACATAGACAAACACGTCGGCCACAACCGTCTTGTCGACGAATCTGACTTGCCGGGACTGCCCTACATCCGCTGCATCGTCAACGAGACTTTAAGGATGCATCCCGCCGCCCCGCTGCTCGTCCCGCATTTCTCCTCCCAGGACTGCACCGTCGCAGGGTTTCGCATTCCGCGGGGGACCATTCTGGTGGTCAACGCTTGGGGGATACATCACGACCCTACGGTCTGGGAGGACCCCGAAGTGTTTAACCCCGAGAGGTTTCAAGGCTTCGACGGTGGGAAAAAAATGAATGGGTGCAGATTTATGCCCTTCGGCTCCGGAAGACGCAAGTGTCCCGGCGAGAACTTGGCTATCCGCGTGCTGGAGTTGGCCGTGGCGTCTTTGCTGCAGTGTTTTGACTGGGAAAGGCCGGGTGGAGACAAGACCACCACGGCGGAGAGTGAAGGCACCGGCGGATTCACAATCTCTGCAATGACTCATCCTCTAAGGGTTAAGTGCTGTCCTCGTCCCATTACTCATCACCTTCTTTCTTAA
- the LOC116010012 gene encoding uncharacterized protein LOC116010012: MAALLVQRVWKKKGMLQTTILAMELLLLSTGFFSALFKLKQAAINPSCCLLEFFLSLLRQLGMSYRVVFSSPLIILFIIHSIIVVLILVSSRLHLPKLALEFEYYDVFVGNLMEELEDSFNVSTERWEGEIVAEDDASRSEKESEETASSSSNIATNFLENINVGFDQAEVVVLESDVIEDDDGEVSLKDVHVDCFRTLSGTWRVAASTVDETPPPPPHLQNISKSDENERPEEDNLMFSDENQRAEAAEEEEDTMEATWNAISQGRDCREKNINNDMKLKKSETWLGVARQPEPQSAAAMNMNGRSDEESSLEATWKELRKSVTFNDAVSACRRGGLARDLMTTSDEMKKRFDDFINNFNNELRLQRQESEQRFLAAITRGGLPGLASN, from the coding sequence ATGGCTGCCCTTTTAGTACAAAGAGTCTGGAAAAAGAAAGGCATGCTCCAAACCACAATCCTCGCCATGGAGCTCCTCCTACTATCCACTGGCTTTTTCTCTGCTCTTTTCAAGTTGAAACAAGCAGCTATAAACCCCTCTTGTTGCTTACTTGAATTTTTCCTCTCCCTTCTCCGGCAACTTGGGATGTCTTACAGGGTTGTTTTCTCGTCTCCTCTTATTATCCTCTTCATCATCCACTCTATCATTGTCGTCCTCATCTTAGTTTCCTCGAGGCTCCATCTCCCGAAACTAGCCCTCGAATTCGAGTACTACGATGTTTTTGTTGGGAATTTAATGGAGGAGCTCGAGGATTCATTCAACGTAAGTACAGAAAGATGGGAAGGGGAAATAGTAGCAGAGGATGATGCTTCTCGGAGTGAGAAAGAATCAGAGGAAACGGCGTCGTCATCATCAAATATTGCTACTAATTTCTTGGAAAATATTAATGTTGGTTTTGATCAAGCTGAAGTTGTGGTCTTAGAAAGTGATGTtattgaagatgatgatgggGAGGTATCTTTGAAAGATGTCCATGTTGATTGCTTTCGGACACTTTCAGGTACATGGAGAGTGGCGGCTAGTACGGTTGATGagacgccgccgccgcctccgcaTTTGCAGAACATATCCAAATCCGACGAAAATGAAAGGCCCGAAGAGGACAACTTGATGTTTTCCGATGAAAACCAAAGAGCCGAAGCTgctgaggaggaggaggacACAATGGAGGCTACCTGGAATGCAATTAGCCAAGGACGAGACTGCAGGGAGAAAAACATTAATAATGATATGAAACTAAAGAAGAGCGAAACGTGGTTGGGTGTTGCGAGGCAGCCGGAGCCTCAGTCAGCTGCAGCGATGAACATGAATGGCAGGTCGGATGAAGAGTCGTCGCTTGAAGCGACATGGAAGGAGCTAAGGAAAAGCGTGACGTTCAACGATGCGGTGTCGGCGTGCCGGCGAGGTGGGCTGGCTAGGGACCTCATGACAACGTCGGATGAGATGAAGAAGCGGTTTGATGATTTCATCAACAACTTCAACAATGAATTGAGGTTGCAGAGACAGGAATCCGAGCAGCGTTTCTTGGCGGCAATCACCCGTGGTGGCCTCCCCGGCCTGGcctctaattaa